From Aedes albopictus strain Foshan chromosome 1, AalbF5, whole genome shotgun sequence, one genomic window encodes:
- the LOC115256899 gene encoding uncharacterized protein LOC115256899 produces MVDKFKETGRRVFFDNFFTSVPLCEDLLSIGFTSVGTLRANKREIPDEFLVYKKKKMDVQREVGSCLQAYHENIMLTSWIPKVGKNILLLSSDPDAMEKETDNIEKHDKHEHSSSEASTSQSKRNTRQTLKPSVKRTSMKAKDKILKEMKKPRVVLLYNQFKAGVDLTDRHTGDKPRLAKGMSFQETQISGVVG; encoded by the exons ATGGTTGATAAGTTCAAGGAGACTGGGAGACGCGTGTTCTTCGATAATTTTTTTACCAGCGTTCCGCTTTGTGAAGATCTTTTGAGTATTGGTTTCACCAGCGTCGGCACATTACGGGCCAACAAGCGAGAAATACCGGACGAATTTCTCgtttacaaaaagaaaaaaatggatgTACAACGTGAAGTAGGATCATGCCTCCAGGCGTATCACGAAAACATCATGCTAACATCATGGATTCCAAAAGTAGGGAAAAACATCCTACTGTTATCATCAGATCCTGATGCAATGGAGAAGGAGACTGACAATATTGAGAAACATGACAAGCATGAGCACAGTTCATCTGAAGCCAGCACATCGCAATCCAAAAGGAATACAAGGCAGACTTTGAAACCGTCTGTAAAAAGAACATCGATGAAAGCGAAG GATAAAATTCTGAAAGAGATGAAGAAACCTCGTGTGGTGTTACTCTACAACCAATTCAAAGCTGGAGTTGACTTGACTGATCGACACACAGGAGA CAAACCCAGACTGGCTAAAGGGATGTCCTTCCAGGAAACGCAAATATCTGGAGTGGTTGGCTAA